One region of Thiorhodovibrio frisius genomic DNA includes:
- a CDS encoding hybrid sensor histidine kinase/response regulator yields MSSTEQRLSRSLTGRYLIGLALIACLATTAWISLELVITTHESTAAIVNVSGRQRMLSQRTALFAMELVNAPPSERPGVREQLRQTLDLMEHSHQGLIHGDPDMKLPSQQSEPVRAMYFDGEDALDSQVRRYLEAARLLANADDAQLNIEHPALRYLLMVGPGVLLEALDAMVSQYQREGEAAVRTLHRIETVVWLLTLLLLVSEALFIFRPFNQQMSQLIGRLKDAQRDLEQHTETLEEQVAARTQELQAHREHLEERVAQRTAELEAANATKSAFLANMGHEIRTPMNAIMGFSQLCMQTELSPKQSDYLQKIHTAAQSLLGLLNDILDVSKVEAGRLELERIPFVLDEVIGRAAAIIAINAEQKGLAFVIETDPEIPRQLMGDPLRLGQVLLNLLSNAVKFTERGEVSLRIALSRREHDSAELKFEVQDSGIGISAADAARLFRPFTQADASTTRKYGGNGLGLVISQRLVEMMGGELRFRSQPGEGSVFYFSAHLGLPDALTARSVAPLPPALTPDLPMPDLPMPDLPMPDLPMPDLPMPDLPIPDLPGVGVETTARRPAPDAASASAPGISLERLQPLLDKACVQLDECDAAVDQTMEEILRIAALPGPVTKELAAAAKAIARYDYDVALDILRQIGRARPQPGASALGQEAERSDDLNS; encoded by the coding sequence TTGTCGTCCACCGAGCAACGGCTGTCGCGTTCGCTGACGGGACGTTACCTGATCGGTCTGGCCCTGATTGCCTGCCTTGCCACCACCGCCTGGATCAGTCTGGAACTGGTCATCACCACGCATGAGAGCACGGCCGCCATCGTCAACGTCAGCGGTCGCCAGCGCATGCTCAGCCAGCGCACCGCATTGTTCGCCATGGAGTTGGTCAACGCGCCCCCGAGCGAGCGCCCCGGCGTGCGCGAGCAACTGCGCCAGACGCTCGACTTAATGGAGCACTCACATCAGGGGCTGATCCACGGCGACCCCGACATGAAGCTACCAAGCCAGCAGTCCGAGCCGGTCAGAGCCATGTATTTCGACGGCGAGGACGCCCTCGACTCGCAGGTCAGGCGCTATCTTGAGGCCGCACGCCTGCTCGCGAACGCCGATGACGCCCAGTTGAACATCGAGCATCCGGCGCTGCGCTATCTGCTGATGGTCGGTCCCGGCGTCCTGCTGGAGGCGCTCGATGCCATGGTGTCGCAGTACCAGCGCGAGGGCGAGGCGGCGGTGCGGACATTGCACCGCATCGAGACGGTGGTCTGGCTGCTGACCCTGCTGTTGTTGGTGTCGGAGGCGCTGTTCATTTTCCGCCCTTTCAATCAGCAGATGAGCCAACTCATCGGGAGACTGAAGGACGCGCAACGCGACCTTGAGCAACATACCGAGACGCTCGAAGAGCAAGTCGCCGCGCGCACCCAGGAGTTGCAGGCGCATCGCGAGCACCTGGAGGAACGGGTCGCGCAACGCACCGCCGAGTTGGAAGCGGCGAATGCCACCAAAAGCGCCTTTCTGGCCAACATGGGCCACGAGATCCGCACCCCGATGAACGCCATCATGGGGTTTTCGCAGCTGTGCATGCAGACCGAGCTGTCGCCGAAGCAGTCCGACTACTTGCAGAAGATCCATACCGCCGCGCAAAGCCTGCTTGGGCTCCTCAACGATATTCTCGATGTCTCCAAGGTCGAGGCGGGGCGGCTGGAGCTGGAGCGCATTCCCTTTGTGCTTGACGAAGTCATCGGGCGGGCTGCCGCGATCATTGCCATCAATGCCGAGCAGAAAGGGCTCGCGTTTGTGATCGAGACCGACCCTGAGATCCCGCGGCAGCTGATGGGTGACCCACTGCGCCTGGGCCAGGTCCTGCTCAACTTGCTCAGCAATGCGGTCAAGTTCACCGAGCGCGGCGAAGTCAGTCTGCGCATCGCGCTGTCAAGACGCGAGCACGACAGCGCTGAGCTGAAGTTTGAGGTTCAGGACAGCGGCATTGGCATCAGCGCAGCGGACGCCGCGCGCCTGTTTCGCCCCTTTACCCAGGCCGACGCCTCGACAACGCGCAAATACGGCGGCAACGGGCTCGGGCTGGTCATCAGCCAGCGCCTGGTGGAGATGATGGGCGGTGAGCTGCGCTTTCGCAGCCAGCCCGGCGAAGGCTCGGTGTTTTACTTCAGCGCCCATCTGGGTCTGCCCGACGCGCTGACCGCCCGGAGCGTGGCGCCGCTGCCCCCGGCCCTCACGCCCGATTTGCCCATGCCTGATCTGCCCATGCCTGATCTGCCCATGCCTGATCTGCCCATGCCTGATCTGCCCATGCCCGATCTGCCCATACCCGATCTGCCAGGCGTCGGGGTCGAGACCACCGCGCGCCGACCCGCGCCGGACGCCGCCAGCGCCAGCGCCCCTGGGATCTCCCTCGAACGCTTGCAGCCGCTACTGGACAAAGCCTGTGTTCAGTTGGATGAGTGTGATGCAGCGGTCGACCAGACGATGGAGGAGATTCTGCGCATCGCCGCCCTGCCTGGGCCAGTGACCAAGGAGCTGGCGGCGGCCGCCAAGGCGATTGCTCGCTACGATTACGATGTCGCACTCGACATCCTGCGCCAGATCGGACGCGCGCGGCCGCAACCCGGCGCATCCGCGCTTGGCCAAGAGGCCGAGCGCAGCGATGACCTCAACAGCTGA
- a CDS encoding response regulator: MHPDRRLKQRITRAFTGFVAGVMILATVAVALLLAYQASENVKENLRNWVEFDSHLLAQRLDYLLENTRRMAANPLVIDGMSDQDGRSTYLPQLVDNLGDTRHLHSLALVDFDGQAIFSTLDSPPVYAKSQALRQTLASGSVSAEIETQDGRIIFMVPIDYYDSTLGALIVEFDLRAIAQDVLVAEDSFAQRLLHNGNKTLYRLGFRQDTRYLIEAYELRDAELPEDMHSLGLVLELGTPIAGYLTRVLGVSFYVALFGALMVGIAVFFARRLGGSIAQPILTLCHRVAVADGSAERKCAPVGTHDELELLAQAFDARTAELAAIQANLEERVRLRAGQLQRAQEIAHTGSWQWEIEDDVLEWSDETFRIFGFEPQAFQPTREAFFDILYPADQDLVRQAITRTRETGEDYDIQYRFCRPGNTVGYVRDHGVLECDARGRPRRMIGTLQNITEQVLAGQSRDLSRAVLERIASGVQLRDVLDSVVELVEVLVPGSLGSILLIDREHGCLRHGAAPHLPEDYNALIDGLTYGVGVGSCGTVAATGQCMLVEDVATHPYWAAFRDATAAAGLRACWSIPVRNSEGTLLATLAVYRREPGLPDERELDQMRVAANLVAIVLMREQREAELMLAKEQAETANQSKSAFLANMSHEIRTPMNAIMGFSHLCMQTQLSEKQYGYLEKIHTASQSLLGLINDILDVSKVEAGRLELERIPFELDEVIERVASIIAIRAEQKGLEFLIDTDLEIPPHLIGDPLRLGQVLLNLLSNAVKFTERGEVSLRIALQGREHDTAELTFEVQDSGIGMSEADAARLFRPFTQADSSTTRKYGGSGLGLVISKRLVEMMGGALRFRSQPGEGSVFYFSAELGLPDQPSARSFAPPQDLRDLRVLVVNDHRRVLEVLTNYLQSFNFRVTAIATGAEVTETVLAAARAGDPFELLVVDTRLPEWDGLDCARRLRAHPELGGTLKILLVSSSGRLERLQPQRDLVDGLLAKPFQASGLFNAIMGIFDHLELIPGQRPWSVDDGASRAQVQGARLLLVEDNPINQQVACELLAGAGIGVMVAENGQQALEILRRETFDGVLMDMQMPVMDGVTATRAIRAQTALQRLPVIAMTANAMASDIERCREAGMNDHIAKPIDPDVLFQVLAQWVKPGLAPAQSGSESAPLPAPPPPAMVAPPSLPSLPMPDLPGVEVESAVRRLGGNLNLYYEILEKFLANQHNAVDAIRAALDAVDTEQARRLAHTLKGLSGTLGAAELAEQAAALELGLREQSERARIEAMLASVAAKLGDLTQAAVTALASRPAPDAASAPASAASPGGSIERLQPLLDKACGELEESDAAVDQTMQEILRIAALPAPVAKQLAAAAKAIAQYDYEVALDILRQVAVLLNDPNGLDTP, encoded by the coding sequence ATGCACCCTGATCGCCGTCTTAAACAACGCATCACCCGCGCCTTTACCGGCTTTGTTGCGGGCGTGATGATCCTGGCCACTGTTGCCGTCGCGCTGCTCCTTGCCTATCAGGCGTCGGAGAATGTCAAAGAAAACCTGCGCAACTGGGTCGAATTCGATAGCCACCTGCTGGCGCAGCGCCTGGATTACCTGCTCGAAAACACCAGACGCATGGCCGCCAACCCTTTGGTCATTGATGGCATGTCGGATCAGGACGGTCGATCAACTTATTTGCCGCAACTGGTGGACAACCTCGGTGACACCCGCCATCTCCACTCCCTGGCGCTGGTGGATTTTGATGGTCAGGCCATTTTCTCAACGCTGGACTCGCCACCGGTCTATGCCAAGTCGCAGGCGCTGCGCCAGACGCTGGCCTCGGGGAGCGTTTCAGCCGAGATCGAAACGCAGGACGGGCGGATCATCTTCATGGTGCCCATCGACTACTACGACTCCACGCTCGGTGCGCTCATCGTTGAGTTCGATTTGCGTGCCATTGCCCAGGACGTACTGGTGGCCGAAGACAGCTTCGCGCAGCGATTGCTTCATAACGGCAATAAAACGCTGTATCGCCTGGGCTTCCGCCAGGACACCCGTTATCTGATCGAAGCCTACGAGCTGCGCGATGCCGAGCTGCCAGAGGACATGCACTCGCTCGGCCTAGTGCTGGAGCTGGGCACACCAATCGCGGGATACCTGACGAGAGTGCTTGGCGTCTCCTTCTATGTCGCATTATTCGGTGCCTTGATGGTGGGCATTGCCGTGTTTTTTGCGCGCCGTCTGGGGGGCTCTATTGCCCAGCCGATCCTGACGCTCTGCCACCGAGTGGCCGTGGCCGATGGCAGCGCGGAGCGCAAATGCGCGCCGGTCGGGACGCACGACGAACTCGAACTGCTGGCGCAAGCCTTCGATGCGCGCACCGCCGAGTTGGCGGCCATTCAGGCCAACCTCGAAGAGCGTGTGCGTTTGCGCGCCGGACAATTGCAACGTGCGCAGGAAATCGCCCATACCGGGAGCTGGCAATGGGAGATCGAAGACGATGTGCTGGAGTGGTCCGACGAGACCTTCCGCATTTTCGGCTTTGAGCCACAGGCCTTTCAGCCGACCCGGGAGGCCTTTTTCGACATTCTTTACCCCGCTGATCAGGATCTCGTCCGCCAAGCCATCACGCGCACCCGCGAGACCGGTGAGGATTACGACATCCAATATCGCTTTTGCCGACCTGGCAACACGGTTGGTTATGTGCGTGATCACGGCGTACTGGAATGCGATGCGCGAGGCCGACCGCGCCGCATGATCGGAACCTTGCAGAACATCACCGAGCAAGTGCTGGCCGGGCAGAGTCGCGACCTGAGTCGGGCCGTTCTCGAACGCATTGCATCCGGAGTGCAGTTGCGTGACGTGCTCGATAGCGTGGTCGAGCTGGTCGAGGTGCTGGTTCCCGGAAGCCTGGGTTCGATCTTATTGATTGATCGCGAGCACGGTTGCCTGCGCCACGGTGCGGCACCGCATCTGCCCGAGGACTACAACGCCCTGATCGACGGGCTCACCTATGGCGTGGGCGTAGGCTCCTGCGGCACCGTGGCCGCCACGGGCCAGTGCATGCTGGTCGAGGATGTGGCAACTCACCCCTACTGGGCAGCGTTTCGTGACGCCACCGCCGCCGCTGGTCTGCGCGCCTGCTGGTCGATTCCGGTGCGCAACAGCGAGGGCACGCTCCTCGCCACCCTGGCCGTTTATCGCCGGGAACCGGGGCTGCCCGACGAACGCGAGCTGGATCAGATGCGCGTGGCCGCCAATCTGGTCGCCATCGTGCTGATGCGCGAGCAACGCGAAGCCGAGCTCATGCTGGCCAAGGAGCAGGCCGAGACCGCCAACCAGTCCAAGAGCGCCTTTCTGGCCAACATGAGCCATGAGATCCGCACCCCAATGAACGCCATCATGGGGTTTTCGCATCTGTGCATGCAAACCCAGCTGTCGGAGAAGCAATACGGCTATCTGGAGAAGATCCACACCGCCTCGCAAAGCCTGCTGGGGCTCATCAACGATATTCTGGATGTTTCCAAGGTTGAGGCGGGACGGCTGGAGCTTGAGCGCATTCCCTTCGAGCTTGACGAAGTCATCGAGCGGGTGGCCTCGATCATTGCCATCCGCGCCGAGCAGAAAGGGCTTGAATTTCTGATCGACACCGATCTCGAAATCCCGCCGCACCTGATCGGCGATCCCCTGCGCCTCGGCCAGGTGCTGCTCAACCTGCTCAGCAATGCCGTGAAGTTCACCGAGCGCGGCGAAGTCAGTCTGCGCATCGCGCTGCAAGGACGCGAGCACGACACTGCCGAGTTGACCTTTGAGGTGCAGGACAGTGGCATCGGGATGAGCGAGGCGGACGCCGCGCGCCTGTTTCGCCCCTTCACTCAGGCCGACTCCTCAACCACGCGCAAATACGGCGGCAGTGGGCTCGGGCTGGTGATCAGCAAGCGTCTGGTGGAAATGATGGGCGGCGCGTTGCGCTTTCGCAGTCAGCCTGGCGAAGGCTCGGTGTTTTACTTTAGCGCCGAGCTGGGTCTGCCCGACCAGCCGAGCGCCCGCAGCTTCGCCCCGCCGCAGGATCTCCGCGACCTGCGTGTGCTGGTGGTCAATGACCATCGGCGCGTGCTTGAAGTGCTGACAAACTATCTGCAATCCTTCAACTTCCGCGTCACGGCCATTGCCACCGGCGCCGAGGTGACCGAAACCGTGCTCGCCGCCGCGCGCGCCGGCGATCCTTTCGAGCTGCTGGTGGTTGATACCCGCCTGCCCGAGTGGGACGGCCTTGACTGCGCGCGCCGCCTGCGTGCGCATCCAGAACTGGGCGGCACGCTGAAAATTCTGTTGGTCTCCTCTTCTGGTCGCTTGGAGCGGCTGCAACCGCAGCGCGACCTGGTTGATGGTCTGCTGGCCAAACCCTTTCAGGCCAGCGGCTTGTTTAACGCCATCATGGGCATCTTCGACCATCTGGAGCTGATCCCTGGGCAACGGCCCTGGAGTGTCGACGATGGCGCAAGTCGCGCCCAGGTCCAGGGCGCGCGACTGCTGTTGGTCGAAGACAACCCGATCAACCAGCAGGTGGCCTGCGAGCTGCTGGCCGGCGCGGGCATCGGCGTGATGGTGGCCGAGAATGGCCAGCAAGCGCTTGAGATCCTGCGCCGGGAGACCTTCGACGGCGTGCTGATGGACATGCAGATGCCGGTGATGGACGGGGTGACCGCCACCCGCGCGATCCGCGCCCAGACCGCGCTGCAGCGGCTGCCCGTGATCGCGATGACCGCCAATGCCATGGCCAGCGACATTGAGCGCTGTCGTGAGGCCGGTATGAACGATCACATTGCCAAGCCCATTGACCCGGATGTGCTGTTTCAGGTGCTGGCGCAGTGGGTGAAGCCGGGGCTTGCGCCTGCGCAGTCAGGATCTGAGTCCGCGCCGCTGCCCGCGCCACCGCCCCCAGCGATGGTCGCCCCGCCGTCCTTGCCCAGCTTGCCCATGCCCGATCTGCCCGGCGTCGAGGTCGAGTCCGCCGTGCGCCGCCTGGGCGGGAACCTCAACCTCTACTATGAGATTCTGGAGAAATTCCTCGCCAACCAGCACAACGCCGTGGACGCCATACGCGCGGCCCTGGATGCGGTAGACACCGAGCAGGCCCGCCGCCTGGCCCATACCCTGAAAGGCCTCAGCGGCACCCTGGGCGCAGCCGAGCTGGCCGAGCAGGCCGCCGCCCTGGAGCTGGGCCTGCGCGAGCAAAGCGAGCGCGCGCGCATCGAGGCCATGTTGGCGTCGGTGGCGGCGAAACTTGGGGACTTGACCCAGGCCGCCGTCACCGCGCTCGCGTCCCGGCCAGCGCCAGACGCGGCCAGCGCCCCAGCCAGCGCCGCATCTCCGGGGGGCTCAATCGAACGCCTACAGCCGCTGCTGGACAAGGCCTGTGGTGAGTTGGAGGAGTCCGATGCGGCGGTCGATCAGACCATGCAAGAGATTCTGCGCATCGCGGCACTTCCTGCACCTGTCGCCAAGCAACTGGCGGCGGCCGCCAAGGCGATTGCTCAATACGACTACGAGGTCGCGCTCGACATCCTGCGCCAGGTCGCCGTGCTCCTGAATGACCCCAACGGCCTCGACACGCCCTAG